The following coding sequences lie in one Pyramidobacter porci genomic window:
- a CDS encoding pseudouridine synthase: MNNLRWEMRLSKRMAKLGLCSRREADDYISRGLVSVNGVPAVLGQRVTERDRIEMNRIAERNQGRRVTILLHKPLGYVSGQAEDGYRPARMLVRPENHWSGDKSPLCFDLRQLQNLVPAGRLDVNSTGLLVLTQDGRVARRLIGNDSVVEKEYLVRVVGSLSERGLALLNHGLSLDGEELLPAQVRWQNDDQLRFVLRQGKKRQIRRMCALVGLEVLALKRVRVGSVRLGALPPGQWRYLLHEETF, encoded by the coding sequence GTGAATAACTTGCGCTGGGAGATGCGCCTCTCGAAGCGCATGGCAAAACTTGGTCTTTGTTCTCGGCGTGAAGCCGACGACTATATTTCGCGCGGACTCGTCAGCGTCAATGGAGTTCCCGCCGTGCTCGGGCAGAGAGTAACGGAGCGCGATCGCATCGAAATGAACCGCATCGCCGAACGGAATCAGGGGCGCCGTGTCACGATCCTCCTGCACAAGCCGCTGGGGTATGTTTCCGGCCAGGCCGAAGACGGTTACCGCCCCGCTCGCATGCTGGTTCGCCCGGAAAACCACTGGAGCGGTGACAAATCGCCGCTGTGTTTCGACCTCCGTCAGCTGCAGAACCTTGTTCCGGCCGGGCGGCTCGACGTCAACTCCACTGGGCTGCTCGTGCTCACCCAAGATGGGCGCGTGGCGCGGCGTCTCATCGGCAATGACAGTGTTGTGGAAAAGGAGTATCTCGTGCGCGTGGTCGGATCTTTGAGCGAACGCGGCCTGGCGCTGCTCAATCACGGCCTCAGCCTCGACGGGGAAGAACTTTTGCCCGCCCAGGTGCGATGGCAGAACGACGATCAGCTGCGCTTCGTTCTCCGTCAAGGAAAAAAACGCCAGATCCGCCGCATGTGCGCTCTCGTCGGCCTCGAAGTGCTGGCCCTCAAACGCGTGCGCGTCGGTTCGGTGCGCTTGGGCGCTCTACCGCCGGGCCAGTGGCGCTATCTGCTTCACGAGGAGACTTTCTAG
- the dnaA gene encoding chromosomal replication initiator protein DnaA: MKNAEEIWEQILEGAAPLLPNQTVDIWLKSCSALRMEDDRLVLDAGNSFVAKKVKDSFLATLESVMQRQGKGSGIDLVYDSKPVGAEETLPPPQPHSPISSNGLNRQYDFTSFVVGKSNRLAHAASLAVAESPGEAYNPLFIWGGVGLGKTHLMHAIGNYAQGKNGNTKVTYLSSEKFTNELITAIKNARTAEFRAKYRHVDILLIDDIQFLAGKESTQDEFFHTFNDLHTEHKQIVLSSDRPPKELGDIEDRIISRFEWGLVTDIQQPDYETRIAILKKKAEQRRIPVNDDIIGFLAENIPSNIRELEGALNRVIASANFSQEPITIENTQEWLKDVIGNGRRGPLTFQSIMDVVSSEFGFSPEDICGKRRTAEVALARQVAMYMCRTHTESSLQQIAKDFGKKDHTTVLHALKKIEMLMKEDARVRKIVENIDKKL, translated from the coding sequence ATGAAAAACGCAGAAGAAATATGGGAGCAAATTCTGGAAGGAGCCGCCCCGCTCCTGCCGAACCAGACGGTCGACATCTGGCTCAAATCCTGCTCCGCCCTCCGCATGGAAGATGATCGACTGGTGCTGGATGCCGGCAACTCCTTTGTCGCTAAAAAAGTCAAGGACAGTTTCCTGGCGACGTTGGAAAGCGTGATGCAGCGTCAGGGGAAAGGCAGCGGCATCGACCTGGTCTACGACAGCAAGCCAGTCGGAGCGGAAGAGACGCTCCCGCCTCCCCAGCCGCATTCTCCGATCAGCTCGAACGGACTCAACCGACAGTACGATTTCACCTCCTTTGTCGTCGGCAAATCGAACCGTCTCGCTCACGCCGCCAGTCTGGCTGTCGCCGAAAGTCCCGGAGAGGCATACAATCCTCTGTTCATCTGGGGAGGCGTCGGACTGGGCAAGACTCACCTGATGCACGCCATCGGCAATTATGCACAGGGGAAAAACGGGAACACGAAAGTCACCTATCTCTCCTCGGAGAAGTTCACCAACGAGCTGATCACGGCGATCAAAAATGCCCGTACCGCTGAGTTTCGCGCCAAATACCGTCACGTGGACATCCTTTTGATCGACGACATCCAGTTTCTGGCCGGCAAGGAAAGCACTCAGGATGAGTTCTTTCACACCTTCAACGACCTTCATACCGAACACAAGCAGATCGTGCTCAGCTCCGACCGGCCGCCCAAGGAACTTGGCGACATCGAGGACCGTATTATCAGCCGTTTTGAATGGGGGCTGGTGACCGACATTCAACAGCCCGATTACGAAACGCGTATCGCTATCCTCAAGAAAAAAGCCGAGCAACGCCGCATTCCCGTCAACGACGACATCATCGGTTTCCTTGCCGAGAACATCCCCAGCAACATCCGCGAGCTGGAAGGCGCTTTAAATCGCGTCATCGCCAGCGCCAACTTCTCGCAGGAGCCAATCACCATCGAAAACACGCAGGAGTGGCTCAAAGACGTGATCGGCAACGGCCGTCGCGGCCCGCTCACTTTTCAGAGCATTATGGACGTGGTCTCCAGCGAGTTTGGCTTCTCTCCCGAGGACATCTGCGGCAAGCGTCGCACGGCGGAAGTGGCGTTAGCCCGTCAGGTGGCTATGTACATGTGCCGGACTCACACCGAATCCAGTTTGCAGCAAATCGCCAAGGACTTCGGCAAGAAGGACCACACTACCGTTCTGCACGCGCTGAAAAAAATCGAGATGCTCATGAAGGAAGACGCCCGCGTAAGAAAAATTGTGGAAAACATCGATAAAAAGCTGTGA
- a CDS encoding aminotransferase class V-fold PLP-dependent enzyme, with protein MSIYFNNAATTWPKPDCVAHAMSDFLGSGGANLGRGTASVRDLGTMGLVLECRERAARLLGGYENASPVYVTFTANVTESLNIVLKGFLKPGTRVVTTSMEHNAVTRPLRHLEKNGVELEILPCDRQGYLDPEKLAAALDAKKNDLVVMSHCSNVCGSVQNLEAVAAACRERNVRLVVDTAQTAGLIPLNAAALGLAALCFTGHKGLMGPQGMGGILWQPEFARLCEPLVEGGTGSFSHVETQPEAMPDRFESGTGNLPGIAGLNAALKWIEERGIDTIRAHENELGARFLTGLKKLDGLILYGLPEMVDKKRLSVFAVNFEGVDNGILAAELSSRGLETRPGLQCSPWGHQTLGCFPQGALRLSLGYFNTSAQVDEALQILADSLVVMRAQKLSAQ; from the coding sequence ATGTCGATCTATTTCAACAACGCGGCCACGACGTGGCCGAAGCCGGACTGTGTCGCCCATGCCATGAGCGATTTTCTCGGTTCCGGCGGCGCCAATCTTGGGAGGGGAACCGCTTCCGTTCGCGACCTCGGCACCATGGGATTGGTGTTGGAGTGCCGCGAACGCGCGGCGCGTCTGCTGGGAGGCTATGAGAACGCTTCGCCCGTTTACGTGACCTTCACGGCCAATGTCACTGAGTCGCTTAACATCGTGCTGAAGGGCTTTCTCAAGCCCGGCACGCGTGTCGTCACCACTTCCATGGAGCACAATGCCGTGACGCGCCCGTTGCGCCACCTGGAGAAGAATGGTGTCGAACTGGAGATCCTGCCCTGCGACCGGCAGGGGTATCTCGATCCTGAAAAACTGGCGGCTGCGCTTGACGCGAAAAAAAACGATCTCGTCGTGATGAGCCACTGTAGTAACGTGTGCGGTTCCGTACAAAATCTCGAAGCCGTTGCCGCCGCCTGCCGCGAGAGGAATGTGCGCCTCGTCGTCGATACGGCGCAGACGGCCGGACTGATACCGCTGAACGCCGCGGCGCTCGGCCTGGCGGCGCTGTGCTTTACGGGGCACAAAGGGTTGATGGGGCCCCAAGGGATGGGCGGAATTCTCTGGCAGCCCGAATTCGCGCGTCTCTGCGAGCCGTTGGTCGAAGGCGGCACCGGCAGCTTCTCGCACGTGGAAACGCAGCCGGAAGCCATGCCCGATCGCTTCGAGAGCGGTACGGGAAATCTGCCCGGTATTGCCGGCTTGAACGCGGCCCTGAAATGGATCGAAGAACGCGGCATCGACACTATCCGCGCCCACGAGAACGAGCTGGGGGCCCGTTTCCTGACGGGGTTGAAAAAATTGGACGGTCTGATCCTGTATGGTCTTCCGGAAATGGTCGACAAAAAACGGTTATCCGTTTTTGCCGTTAACTTCGAAGGAGTGGACAACGGCATTCTCGCTGCCGAGCTCAGCAGCCGCGGTCTGGAAACGCGTCCCGGACTGCAGTGCAGCCCGTGGGGACACCAGACGCTGGGCTGCTTTCCGCAGGGGGCGCTGCGCCTCAGTTTGGGCTATTTCAACACCTCCGCTCAGGTCGACGAAGCGTTGCAAATCTTGGCTGATTCGCTGGTGGTCATGCGCGCCCAAAAGTTGTCGGCACAATGA
- a CDS encoding DUF721 domain-containing protein, translating into MIVRNLPSAFQIAFKLADMERQWLTIVGPQLSASTRPNRLERGELIVACESPAAAQMIKLSAGTLLRRVKKLTGLELPGVRAVVSRLERPRQTPPAPSRRLRVSPEMIDEALNRVKATVKDPDTALSLARLEAAARARWGEGREEG; encoded by the coding sequence GTGATCGTCCGTAATCTGCCGTCGGCTTTTCAGATCGCTTTTAAGTTGGCCGACATGGAACGCCAATGGCTCACAATCGTCGGCCCGCAGCTCTCCGCTTCGACCCGTCCGAACCGCCTCGAACGCGGCGAACTGATCGTCGCCTGCGAGTCGCCGGCCGCGGCGCAGATGATCAAATTGAGCGCCGGCACGTTGCTGCGCCGCGTGAAAAAGCTGACCGGCCTCGAACTGCCGGGCGTCCGCGCCGTCGTGTCGCGCCTCGAACGTCCGCGCCAAACGCCGCCCGCTCCGTCGCGCCGGCTTCGAGTTTCGCCGGAAATGATCGACGAGGCCTTGAACCGCGTGAAAGCGACCGTCAAGGATCCCGACACGGCGTTGTCGCTGGCACGTCTTGAAGCTGCGGCGCGGGCGCGATGGGGTGAAGGGCGCGAAGAAGGATGA
- the dnaN gene encoding DNA polymerase III subunit beta yields the protein MKLEIVQNEFMKYWSMAEKVTGTKSTMATLASVLCVADETGVTLNSTDLKTTIRVKAEGVTVLEPGKAILPLKVVGELFKKIVVSPFTVEVDNEKGTINAGRSHYSFTTYNVGDFPDLPSPRAAEEFTRVSAGELSRVLAEGGIAGAPNEDFPKYLSGGLMQIAGGELRVVATDGRRLSLSKTVIENADAESSAREMLLPLKSLEEYQRILTSFSPDQEVEVLQDGAVTYFNMPGVQYSVRCIDSKFPNYERILSNTSTTQMQAERAGFMQALDRINIVVGDNSRVVILTLSPGAGMELSGRAPEIGEANESVDASISGEPLKVAFNVGYLMAGIKAFHGSDVTLAFNGAEGQMMITRPGGTDFIYMLMPIKLKSMDASETAGES from the coding sequence ATGAAACTCGAAATTGTCCAGAACGAATTCATGAAATACTGGTCCATGGCCGAAAAAGTCACCGGAACGAAGAGTACGATGGCAACGCTGGCCAGCGTCCTTTGCGTTGCCGACGAGACGGGCGTGACGCTGAACTCCACAGATCTGAAGACGACAATCCGCGTCAAAGCCGAAGGGGTAACCGTTCTCGAGCCCGGTAAGGCGATTCTGCCTCTGAAAGTCGTCGGCGAACTTTTCAAGAAGATCGTCGTCAGCCCTTTTACCGTCGAGGTTGATAATGAAAAAGGGACAATCAACGCCGGACGCAGCCATTATTCCTTTACGACGTACAACGTCGGCGATTTTCCCGATCTGCCGTCGCCCCGTGCCGCCGAGGAGTTTACCCGCGTTTCCGCCGGCGAGCTCTCGCGCGTGCTGGCCGAAGGCGGCATTGCCGGGGCGCCGAACGAAGATTTTCCCAAGTATCTCTCCGGCGGTCTGATGCAGATCGCCGGCGGCGAACTGCGCGTTGTCGCCACCGATGGGCGCCGCCTTTCGCTGTCGAAGACCGTGATCGAAAACGCCGATGCGGAATCTTCTGCCCGAGAGATGTTGCTGCCGCTGAAATCGCTTGAAGAATATCAGCGTATTCTGACCAGCTTTTCCCCCGATCAGGAGGTCGAGGTGCTTCAGGACGGCGCCGTAACCTACTTCAACATGCCCGGCGTGCAGTATTCCGTGCGCTGTATCGACTCCAAATTCCCCAACTACGAGCGCATTCTCAGCAACACCAGCACTACACAGATGCAGGCGGAGCGGGCCGGCTTCATGCAGGCGCTGGACCGCATCAACATTGTCGTCGGCGACAACAGCCGCGTCGTCATCCTGACGCTGTCGCCCGGAGCGGGCATGGAGCTGAGCGGGCGCGCCCCCGAGATCGGCGAAGCCAACGAAAGCGTTGACGCTTCCATCAGCGGCGAGCCGCTCAAGGTGGCGTTCAACGTCGGCTATTTGATGGCCGGCATCAAGGCGTTCCACGGCAGCGATGTGACGCTGGCTTTCAACGGCGCCGAGGGGCAGATGATGATCACGCGCCCGGGCGGCACGGATTTCATTTACATGCTTATGCCCATCAAGCTCAAGTCCATGGACGCCTCTGAGACGGCCGGGGAGTCTTAA
- a CDS encoding sodium:solute symporter family protein, translating to MTGLTVAGIVLVLALIIGVGLYSGRKVKSAKDFLTGGGKAGPGLVCGALMGGLVSSQSTLGSVQLAFHYGLAAWWFTLGSGLGCLLMALGYTRALRNSGCVTELQIISGEYGGTVESIGSVLSATGIFITVLSQVMGCIGLFTLMFPSMSATAAAALSVLVMCCYVIFGGAWGAGLGGVVKVVLLYLSLMGGMVLILRSEGGLGGLTASLERLLGGTPLGLVQQAANNVPNLESAADISRRFMNLTARGTMKDLGSCVSLILGVLSTQTYAQAVWSARTDEAARKGVLMSAFLIPPLGIAGVLMGLSMRAHYLTAAEAAALAAAGQAVPDLPVLASTLHVMPAFALDHLQPILAGVVLGTLLITVIGGGAGLSLGMATILVKDIYKRFWPRLCTPAGELLATRLTIAIVLIVAAVLSIVIPNKTLNDFGFLSMALRGAVVFAPMTCALALKGRIRSGFILAAIVLAPVAVAAGHFFKLPGDPLLTGMAVSVGGCLLGLLFPPYKR from the coding sequence ATGACGGGTCTGACTGTTGCCGGAATCGTTTTGGTTCTGGCGCTGATCATCGGCGTGGGGCTGTACTCGGGGAGAAAGGTGAAGAGCGCCAAAGATTTTCTCACCGGAGGCGGCAAGGCCGGACCAGGCTTGGTCTGCGGCGCGTTGATGGGCGGCCTGGTCAGCAGCCAGTCGACGCTGGGCTCTGTGCAGCTGGCCTTTCATTACGGCCTGGCGGCCTGGTGGTTCACGCTCGGATCCGGCCTCGGCTGCCTGCTGATGGCGCTGGGATATACGAGGGCGCTGCGGAACAGCGGCTGCGTCACGGAGCTGCAGATTATCTCGGGCGAATACGGCGGCACGGTGGAAAGCATCGGTTCGGTGCTGAGCGCGACGGGGATCTTCATCACCGTGCTGTCGCAGGTGATGGGCTGCATCGGTCTGTTCACTCTGATGTTCCCGTCCATGTCGGCAACAGCGGCGGCGGCGCTGTCGGTGCTGGTCATGTGCTGTTACGTGATTTTCGGCGGCGCCTGGGGAGCGGGGCTGGGCGGCGTGGTCAAGGTGGTTCTGCTCTACCTTTCGCTGATGGGCGGCATGGTTCTGATCCTCCGCTCCGAAGGCGGGCTCGGCGGCTTGACGGCGTCGCTGGAACGGCTTCTGGGGGGGACGCCGCTGGGCTTGGTGCAGCAGGCGGCGAACAATGTCCCCAATCTGGAAAGCGCGGCGGATATTTCCCGTCGTTTCATGAATCTGACGGCGCGCGGTACGATGAAGGACCTCGGCTCCTGCGTCTCGCTGATTCTCGGGGTGCTCTCCACGCAGACGTACGCTCAGGCGGTATGGAGCGCCCGTACCGACGAGGCGGCCCGCAAGGGCGTGTTGATGAGCGCTTTTTTGATTCCGCCGCTGGGGATCGCCGGCGTGCTGATGGGGTTATCCATGCGCGCTCATTATCTGACGGCGGCCGAGGCGGCAGCGCTGGCGGCCGCAGGGCAGGCCGTGCCGGATCTGCCGGTGCTGGCCAGCACGCTGCACGTGATGCCGGCTTTTGCGCTGGATCATCTGCAGCCGATTCTGGCCGGCGTGGTGCTCGGAACGCTGCTGATCACGGTGATCGGCGGCGGCGCCGGGTTGTCTCTGGGGATGGCGACGATCCTCGTCAAGGACATTTACAAACGTTTCTGGCCGCGTCTGTGCACGCCCGCGGGGGAACTGCTGGCCACGCGTTTGACGATCGCCATTGTGCTGATCGTAGCGGCGGTGCTCTCGATCGTCATTCCCAACAAGACGCTGAACGATTTCGGTTTTCTCTCCATGGCGCTGCGCGGCGCCGTAGTCTTCGCGCCGATGACCTGCGCTCTGGCGCTCAAGGGACGCATCCGTTCCGGCTTCATCCTCGCGGCGATCGTTCTCGCTCCCGTGGCGGTGGCGGCAGGCCATTTCTTCAAACTGCCCGGCGATCCGCTGTTGACAGGCATGGCCGTTTCGGTTGGCGGCTGTTTGCTGGGGCTGCTGTTCCCGCCGTACAAACGATAA
- the recF gene encoding DNA replication/repair protein RecF (All proteins in this family for which functions are known are DNA-binding proteins that assist the filamentation of RecA onto DNA for the initiation of recombination or recombinational repair.) codes for MRIAQTRFRNFRNLENALIGWDSGLNLLTGVNGAGKTNVLEALHVVTGWGAFSGSKCSDTVKWHSEGGASLAAQATGEREAVIEAVIVGRASLRLDSKLCRWGDLRSCVPSLTFLPSDMALIEGAPSVRRRFLDLLCALCFPLYAYKLSEYRKITQHRRHLLGLGHSTRVTEETMANLSVWIWECRLEVIAALRVHLEKWCDLLPRKIDLNLKRGGGGNADGLLEDFHRSCAILAERERASGLPLVGPHRDDLIIGCEGRPAPEVLSRGQRRRAALALVMAAASAVERRNRASPVLLFDEVASELDEAGRTVLMECLQRSRWQVFAATAESTLPWFQGTRWRVSAGKIQRCD; via the coding sequence ATGCGGATCGCACAGACGCGCTTCCGCAATTTTCGCAATCTGGAAAACGCGCTTATTGGCTGGGATTCGGGACTGAATCTGCTGACCGGAGTCAACGGCGCAGGCAAAACCAACGTGTTAGAGGCTCTCCATGTCGTCACCGGCTGGGGAGCCTTCAGCGGTTCGAAATGTTCCGATACCGTGAAATGGCATTCCGAGGGCGGCGCTTCGCTGGCGGCACAGGCGACAGGTGAACGGGAAGCCGTGATCGAAGCCGTGATTGTAGGGCGCGCTTCGCTGCGTCTCGATAGTAAGCTCTGCCGCTGGGGTGATCTGAGAAGCTGCGTGCCGTCGCTGACGTTTTTGCCGTCGGACATGGCGCTGATCGAAGGCGCGCCGTCCGTGCGCCGACGCTTTCTCGACCTGCTCTGCGCGCTTTGTTTTCCGCTGTACGCTTACAAACTTTCCGAGTACCGCAAGATCACGCAGCATCGCCGTCATCTGCTCGGCCTCGGGCATTCGACGCGCGTCACAGAGGAGACTATGGCCAATTTATCCGTGTGGATCTGGGAGTGCCGCCTCGAAGTGATCGCAGCACTGCGGGTCCATCTGGAAAAATGGTGCGATCTTTTGCCTCGCAAAATCGACCTGAACTTGAAAAGAGGCGGGGGCGGCAATGCCGATGGCCTGTTGGAAGATTTTCACCGTTCCTGTGCGATCCTCGCTGAACGAGAGAGGGCTTCCGGCCTGCCTCTGGTAGGTCCGCATCGTGACGATCTGATTATTGGCTGCGAAGGGCGTCCGGCGCCGGAGGTTCTCAGCCGCGGCCAACGCCGTCGCGCCGCGTTGGCGCTGGTGATGGCCGCAGCCTCGGCGGTGGAGCGGCGCAATCGCGCGTCGCCGGTGCTGCTGTTTGACGAAGTCGCTTCCGAACTCGACGAGGCGGGCCGCACCGTGCTGATGGAATGTTTGCAGCGCAGTCGCTGGCAGGTTTTTGCCGCCACGGCGGAAAGCACGCTGCCATGGTTTCAAGGAACGCGTTGGCGGGTGTCGGCCGGAAAGATCCAACGCTGTGACTGA
- a CDS encoding nitroreductase family protein codes for MNESLTNIMARRSIRRYTDESVCESTMKLVLAAACAAPSAKGERPVRFVVLDKKQMGSLAEKVQQKDPFREGQWGIAVLADLRDYDGGLAWIEDGAAAMENMQIACKSLGLGSLWYGVYRRAAKEPAVREFLQLPDGVEVLGITVMGYAAEHKEAYSGVDESKVRYGAWSE; via the coding sequence ATGAACGAGAGTTTGACGAATATTATGGCTCGCCGGAGCATCCGCAGGTACACTGACGAATCGGTCTGCGAATCGACGATGAAACTTGTCCTCGCGGCCGCCTGTGCCGCTCCCAGCGCCAAAGGGGAGCGGCCGGTGCGTTTTGTCGTGTTGGATAAAAAACAGATGGGCTCTCTGGCCGAAAAAGTCCAGCAGAAAGATCCCTTCCGCGAAGGGCAATGGGGCATTGCCGTCCTTGCCGATCTGCGCGACTACGACGGCGGCCTGGCCTGGATCGAAGACGGTGCCGCCGCTATGGAGAACATGCAGATCGCCTGCAAGTCGCTGGGCCTCGGCTCGCTGTGGTACGGCGTCTACCGCCGTGCCGCCAAAGAACCGGCGGTCCGCGAGTTTTTGCAGCTGCCTGACGGCGTAGAAGTTCTCGGCATCACCGTGATGGGCTATGCCGCCGAGCATAAAGAAGCCTACAGCGGCGTGGACGAAAGCAAAGTGCGCTACGGCGCCTGGAGCGAATAG
- the mnmG gene encoding tRNA uridine-5-carboxymethylaminomethyl(34) synthesis enzyme MnmG produces the protein MQIFPENTFDVIVVGGGHAGCEAALAAARMGAQTLMIVQDIDHVAHMPCNPSIGGPAKGHLVREISALGGVQARAADAAAMMMRWLNTSKGPAVRALRAQCDLHDYHDYYLRELVNCPNLRVFQDQVDALWVENDRLKGVKTRFQLAFEAPRVILTTGTHLGGRVHVGLVNFASGPMGQQPAVGLSQSMAELGIAMQRLKTGTTPRLYRDSIDWSHIELQEGDPHPVGFDFWDEKKVRREVSCGMIRTNARTHRIIKDNLDRSPIVHGEITGVGPRYCPSIESKVMAFPEKDSHPIFLEPVARGSVEIYVQNFSTSLPFDVQIAMTRTLPGCERAVILRPGYAIEYDAIDPQQLSLSLEMKCLPGLFCAGQINGTSGYEEAASQGLLAGVNAVLSLRGEEPLVLRRHEAYLGVLVDDLVTKGTREPYRMLTSRCEHRLLLRHDNADRRLAPIGRRLGLLSDERWRSLCERWEREDREIETLERVRVVPASANAVLAEEKLRPLERGMSAAELLRHPEVDYELLCRIVPDGRLKGEEAANVETAVKYRGYIARQQAAVDKMFRLESMKIPVGFDYGELRGLLAESREKLERIRPMTLGQASRISGVTPTDLQHLALYLSERARRRE, from the coding sequence GTGCAAATTTTCCCCGAAAACACTTTCGACGTTATCGTTGTCGGCGGCGGTCATGCCGGCTGCGAAGCGGCCCTCGCCGCGGCGCGCATGGGCGCGCAGACGCTGATGATCGTGCAGGACATCGATCACGTCGCGCATATGCCCTGCAATCCTTCCATCGGCGGCCCGGCTAAAGGCCATCTGGTGCGCGAAATTTCGGCGCTGGGCGGCGTTCAGGCCCGAGCCGCCGACGCTGCCGCGATGATGATGCGCTGGCTTAACACCTCGAAGGGACCGGCTGTGCGCGCGCTGCGCGCGCAGTGCGACCTGCACGATTACCACGATTATTATCTGCGGGAGCTGGTGAATTGCCCGAATCTGCGCGTCTTCCAGGATCAAGTCGACGCGCTGTGGGTTGAAAACGACCGGCTCAAGGGCGTGAAAACGCGCTTTCAGCTGGCTTTCGAAGCGCCGCGCGTGATTCTGACGACCGGCACGCATCTGGGCGGGCGCGTCCACGTCGGCCTGGTGAATTTCGCTTCGGGGCCGATGGGGCAGCAGCCTGCCGTCGGGCTTTCCCAATCCATGGCGGAGTTGGGCATCGCCATGCAGCGCCTCAAGACGGGCACGACGCCGCGCCTGTACCGCGATAGTATCGACTGGAGCCATATTGAGCTTCAGGAAGGCGATCCTCATCCCGTCGGCTTCGATTTTTGGGACGAAAAAAAGGTCCGCCGTGAGGTCAGTTGCGGCATGATTCGCACCAACGCCCGCACGCACCGCATCATCAAGGACAATCTCGACCGTTCGCCGATCGTCCACGGCGAGATCACCGGTGTGGGGCCGCGCTATTGCCCTTCGATCGAGTCGAAGGTGATGGCTTTTCCCGAGAAGGACAGCCATCCCATTTTTCTCGAGCCGGTGGCGCGCGGCAGCGTCGAGATCTACGTGCAGAACTTCTCCACCAGCCTGCCCTTCGACGTGCAGATCGCCATGACCCGTACGCTGCCCGGCTGCGAACGCGCCGTGATCCTGCGCCCCGGCTACGCGATCGAGTACGACGCCATCGATCCGCAGCAGCTTTCGCTGTCGCTTGAGATGAAGTGTCTTCCCGGTCTGTTCTGCGCCGGTCAGATCAACGGCACCTCCGGTTACGAAGAGGCGGCTTCGCAGGGGCTATTGGCGGGCGTCAACGCCGTGCTGTCGCTGCGCGGCGAGGAACCGCTGGTGCTGAGGCGCCATGAAGCGTATCTCGGCGTGCTCGTGGACGACTTGGTCACCAAGGGCACTCGCGAACCGTACCGCATGCTCACGAGTCGGTGCGAACACCGGCTGCTGCTGCGCCATGACAACGCCGACCGCCGTCTCGCTCCGATCGGGCGCCGTCTCGGCCTTCTGAGTGACGAAAGATGGCGCTCGCTTTGCGAGCGCTGGGAACGTGAGGATCGCGAGATCGAAACGCTGGAACGGGTTCGCGTCGTCCCGGCCTCGGCCAACGCAGTGCTGGCGGAAGAAAAACTGCGGCCGTTGGAGCGCGGCATGAGTGCCGCTGAACTGCTGCGCCATCCCGAGGTGGATTACGAGCTGCTCTGCCGTATCGTTCCCGATGGCCGCCTCAAAGGCGAAGAAGCCGCCAACGTCGAGACCGCGGTCAAATATCGGGGCTATATCGCCCGCCAGCAGGCAGCGGTGGATAAGATGTTCCGCTTGGAAAGCATGAAGATCCCCGTCGGTTTCGACTACGGTGAGCTTCGGGGACTGCTGGCCGAAAGCCGCGAGAAGCTCGAACGCATCCGTCCGATGACGCTGGGGCAGGCCAGCCGCATTTCCGGCGTCACTCCCACCGATCTTCAGCATCTGGCCCTCTATCTGAGCGAGCGCGCTCGCCGTCGCGAATAA
- the rbr gene encoding rubrerythrin yields the protein MENIKGTQTEKNLQIAFAGESQARNKYTYYASKAKKEGYEQIAKIFEETAGNEKEHAKIWFKLLHEGDVPTTTVNLEDAAAGENYEWTDMYAGFAKTAHEEGFTRIAKLFEMVGAIEKEHEERYRKLLANVENGLVFSRDGDMVWQCANCGHIVVGKKAPQVCPVCAHPQAYFQIRANNY from the coding sequence ATGGAAAACATCAAGGGCACTCAGACTGAAAAGAATCTTCAGATCGCTTTCGCCGGCGAATCGCAGGCGCGCAACAAGTACACCTACTATGCCAGCAAAGCCAAAAAAGAAGGTTACGAGCAGATTGCCAAGATCTTCGAAGAGACCGCGGGCAACGAGAAAGAGCACGCCAAGATCTGGTTCAAGCTGCTTCACGAGGGCGATGTGCCCACCACGACGGTAAACCTCGAAGACGCCGCCGCCGGCGAGAACTACGAATGGACCGACATGTACGCCGGCTTTGCCAAGACCGCTCACGAAGAGGGCTTCACCCGCATCGCCAAGCTTTTCGAGATGGTCGGCGCCATCGAGAAGGAGCACGAAGAGCGTTACCGCAAGCTGCTCGCCAACGTCGAGAACGGTCTGGTCTTCTCCCGCGACGGCGACATGGTCTGGCAGTGCGCCAACTGCGGCCACATCGTCGTCGGCAAGAAAGCGCCGCAGGTTTGCCCCGTCTGCGCCCATCCGCAGGCGTATTTCCAGATCAGGGCGAACAATTATTAA